Proteins from a genomic interval of Providencia stuartii:
- a CDS encoding succinate dehydrogenase iron-sulfur subunit has protein sequence MKLEFSIYRYNPDVDNAPRMQDYTLEVPEGRDMMLLDALIQLKEKDPTLSFRRSCREGVCGSDGLNMNGKNGLACITPLSALIRGGKKIVIRPLPGLPVIRDLIIDMSQFYTQYEKIRPYLINDNKNPPARENLQSPAQREKLDGLYECILCACCSTSCPSFWWNPDKFIGPAGLLAAYRFLIDSRDTETDARLDDLNDAFSVFRCHSIMNCVNVCPKGLNPTKAIGHIKSMLLKHSA, from the coding sequence ATGAAACTTGAATTTTCGATTTATCGCTATAATCCGGATGTAGATAACGCACCACGTATGCAGGATTACACGCTCGAGGTTCCTGAAGGGCGTGACATGATGTTGCTAGATGCGTTGATCCAACTGAAAGAAAAAGATCCCACTTTATCATTCCGTCGTTCTTGCCGTGAGGGGGTATGTGGCTCTGACGGTCTGAACATGAATGGTAAAAATGGCTTGGCTTGTATCACACCACTGTCTGCTTTAATTCGTGGTGGGAAGAAAATTGTTATTCGTCCATTACCAGGTCTACCCGTGATTCGTGACCTGATTATTGACATGAGCCAGTTCTATACTCAATACGAAAAAATTCGTCCTTATCTGATTAATGATAATAAGAATCCACCAGCGCGTGAGAATTTACAGTCGCCGGCACAACGTGAAAAACTCGATGGGTTATATGAGTGTATTCTGTGTGCATGTTGCTCAACGTCTTGCCCATCTTTCTGGTGGAATCCCGACAAATTTATTGGTCCGGCAGGTCTTTTAGCCGCATACAGATTCTTAATTGATAGTAGAGATACTGAAACAGATGCTCGATTAGATGATCTGAACGACGCTTTTAGTGTTTTCCGCTGTCATAGCATCATGAATTGTGTCAATGTATGCCCTAAAGGACTAAATCCAACGAAAGCTATCGGTCATATTAAATCTATGTTACTAAAACATAGTGCATAA
- the sdhA gene encoding succinate dehydrogenase flavoprotein subunit has protein sequence MNLPIREFDAIVIGAGGAGMRAALQISQLGLSCALLSKVFPTRSHTVSAQGGITVALGNTHPDNWEWHMYDTVKGSDYIGDQDAIEYMCKTGPEAILELEHMGLPFSRLDDGRIYQRPFGGQSKNFGGEQAARTAAAADRTGHALLHTLYQQNLKNHTTIFSEWYALDLVKNQDGDVVGCTAICMETGELVYFKAKATILATGGAGRIYQSTTNAHINTGDGVGMAARAGVPLQDMEMWQFHPTGIAGAGVLVTEGCRGEGGYLLNKDGERFMERYAPNAKDLAGRDVVARSIMIEIREGRGCDGPWGPHAKLKLDHLGKEVLESRLPGILELSRTFAHVDPIKEPIPVIPTCHYMMGGIPTKVTGQAIRYNEKGEDEVIPGLFAVGEIACVSVHGANRLGGNSLLDLVVFGRSAGLHLKESLMEQGSMRDASESDIDAAMTRFNRWENARTGEDPVEIRKALQTCMQHNFSVFREGDAMAKGLEELKVIRERLQNARLDDTSTEFNTQRIECLELDNLMETAYATAQAANFRTESRGAHSRFDYPDRDDANWLCHSLYLPQSETMTRREVNMQPKLREAFPPKVRTY, from the coding sequence ATGAATCTGCCAATAAGAGAATTTGACGCTATTGTTATTGGTGCTGGTGGCGCTGGTATGCGTGCTGCACTACAAATTTCACAACTTGGCCTATCTTGTGCTTTGTTGTCAAAAGTTTTCCCAACCCGTTCTCATACGGTGTCAGCGCAAGGTGGGATCACAGTTGCACTAGGTAACACTCATCCAGATAACTGGGAGTGGCACATGTACGATACTGTTAAAGGGTCTGACTATATCGGTGACCAAGACGCAATCGAGTATATGTGTAAAACGGGTCCAGAGGCGATCCTCGAATTAGAACATATGGGGCTGCCATTCTCTCGTCTTGATGACGGGCGAATCTATCAGCGTCCATTTGGTGGCCAATCGAAGAACTTTGGTGGTGAACAGGCAGCGCGTACTGCCGCCGCTGCTGACCGTACTGGCCACGCACTGTTACATACCTTGTATCAACAAAACCTAAAAAATCACACAACCATTTTCTCTGAATGGTATGCCCTTGATTTAGTTAAAAATCAGGATGGTGATGTCGTTGGTTGTACTGCAATTTGTATGGAAACAGGCGAACTGGTTTACTTCAAAGCTAAAGCGACTATTTTAGCGACAGGTGGAGCAGGTCGTATTTATCAATCAACCACTAACGCGCACATCAATACTGGTGATGGTGTTGGTATGGCTGCCCGTGCTGGTGTTCCATTGCAAGATATGGAAATGTGGCAGTTCCATCCTACAGGTATTGCTGGTGCAGGTGTACTTGTAACGGAAGGTTGCCGTGGTGAAGGTGGATATCTATTGAACAAAGATGGCGAACGTTTCATGGAACGTTATGCGCCTAACGCGAAAGACCTTGCTGGTCGTGACGTTGTTGCTCGTTCAATTATGATTGAGATCCGTGAAGGCCGTGGTTGTGATGGTCCATGGGGCCCGCATGCTAAGCTGAAATTAGATCACTTAGGTAAAGAAGTTCTGGAATCACGTCTACCGGGTATCCTTGAATTATCTCGTACCTTTGCTCACGTTGACCCAATTAAAGAGCCAATCCCAGTTATTCCAACATGTCACTACATGATGGGGGGGATCCCAACTAAAGTAACAGGTCAAGCAATTCGTTATAACGAAAAAGGCGAAGACGAGGTTATTCCAGGTCTATTTGCTGTGGGTGAAATTGCTTGTGTATCTGTACATGGTGCAAACCGCCTCGGTGGTAACTCACTGCTTGACTTAGTGGTATTTGGTCGTTCAGCGGGTCTCCACTTGAAAGAGTCTCTGATGGAGCAAGGTTCAATGCGTGATGCATCTGAATCGGATATTGATGCTGCCATGACTCGCTTTAACCGTTGGGAAAATGCGCGTACAGGTGAAGATCCTGTTGAAATCCGTAAAGCACTGCAAACCTGCATGCAACACAACTTCTCGGTATTCCGTGAAGGTGATGCAATGGCGAAAGGTTTGGAAGAGCTGAAAGTGATTCGTGAACGTCTGCAAAATGCTCGTCTTGACGACACCTCTACCGAGTTTAATACACAGCGTATTGAATGTTTAGAGCTGGATAACTTGATGGAAACGGCTTATGCAACAGCGCAGGCAGCGAATTTCCGTACAGAAAGCCGCGGTGCACATAGCCGTTTCGACTACCCAGATCGTGACGATGCTAACTGGCTATGTCACTCATTGTATTTACCGCAATCTGAAACGATGACCCGCCGAGAAGTCAACATGCAACCTAAGTTGCGTGAAGCCTTCCCGCCGAAAGTACGTACCTATTAA
- the sdhD gene encoding succinate dehydrogenase membrane anchor subunit, with amino-acid sequence MVSNASALGRTGIQDWLLIRGSAIVIVLYVLYLVGFIAINDITYETWRGFFASSVTKVFTVLTLFSILVHAWIGLWQVLTDYVKPLALRLVLQLVIVVALLAYLIYGTIVVWGA; translated from the coding sequence ATGGTAAGTAATGCTTCAGCTTTAGGCCGTACTGGTATTCAGGACTGGCTGTTAATCCGTGGTTCTGCGATTGTTATCGTACTCTACGTGTTGTATCTCGTTGGCTTTATTGCCATTAATGACATCACCTATGAAACATGGCGTGGTTTCTTTGCCTCTTCTGTGACAAAAGTATTCACAGTCCTCACATTGTTCTCGATTTTAGTACATGCCTGGATTGGTTTATGGCAAGTACTGACTGACTATGTTAAGCCACTAGCATTACGTTTAGTGCTGCAACTTGTGATTGTTGTTGCTCTGCTGGCTTACTTAATTTACGGAACAATTGTGGTGTGGGGTGCATAA
- the sdhC gene encoding succinate dehydrogenase cytochrome b556 subunit — MGKIVKKQRPVNLDLQTIHFPITAISSILHRVSGVITFIAVGILLWLLGTSLSSPEGFQYASEIMTGFFAKFILWGILTALAYHICGGIRHMLMDFGCIDETLVAGNSSAKITFVITVILAILAGILVW, encoded by the coding sequence GTGGGCAAAATTGTGAAAAAACAAAGACCTGTCAACCTTGATCTGCAGACGATACACTTCCCGATCACTGCGATCTCTTCGATCTTGCACCGTGTCTCTGGCGTCATCACTTTCATCGCAGTAGGTATTCTGCTTTGGTTGTTAGGGACATCTCTCTCCTCTCCAGAAGGTTTTCAATATGCATCCGAAATAATGACTGGCTTTTTTGCTAAGTTCATTCTTTGGGGAATTCTAACGGCATTGGCGTACCACATTTGTGGGGGTATTCGTCACATGTTAATGGATTTCGGCTGTATTGATGAAACGCTTGTTGCAGGCAATTCATCTGCAAAAATTACGTTTGTTATTACGGTCATTCTGGCAATTCTGGCGGGGATATTAGTATGGTAA
- a CDS encoding citrate synthase: MADNKAKLTTESASTIELDILSPTLGQDVIDVRTLGSKGYYTYDPGFTSTASCESKITYIDGDKGILLHRGFPIDQLATEASYLEVCYILLYGEAPTQEQYETFKNTVTRHTMIHEQITRMLTGFRRDSHPMAVLCGVTGALAAFYHDALDVNNPRHREITAYRLLSKMPTVAAMCYKYSIGQPFVYPRNDLSYAGNFLYMMFSTPCEDYVVNPVLERAMDRILILHADHEQNASTSTVRTAGSSGANPFACIAAGIASLWGPAHGGANEACLRMLEEIQTVEHIPAFIERAKDKNDSFRLMGFGHRVYKNHDPRATVMRETCHEVLNELGLNDSLLEVAMELERIALNDPYFIEKKLYPNVDFYSGIILKAMGIPSSMFTVIFAIARTIGWIAHWNEMHDDGLKIARPRQLYTGYGKRDFNSNLKAK, translated from the coding sequence ATGGCTGATAACAAAGCTAAGCTAACGACTGAGAGTGCAAGTACAATTGAACTAGACATTCTATCCCCAACTCTCGGTCAAGACGTTATCGATGTCCGAACTTTAGGTTCAAAAGGGTATTACACTTACGACCCTGGATTTACTTCTACTGCTTCATGTGAATCAAAAATCACGTATATCGACGGTGATAAAGGTATTCTGCTACACCGCGGTTTTCCAATTGACCAATTGGCAACCGAAGCCTCTTACCTTGAAGTCTGCTATATCCTGCTCTACGGCGAAGCACCTACTCAAGAACAATATGAAACATTCAAAAACACGGTCACTCGCCATACCATGATCCATGAGCAGATCACTCGCATGCTGACGGGTTTCCGTCGTGACTCACACCCTATGGCTGTTTTATGCGGCGTTACGGGTGCATTAGCCGCTTTCTACCATGATGCTCTGGATGTTAATAATCCGCGCCATCGTGAAATCACGGCTTATCGCCTGCTGTCTAAAATGCCTACCGTTGCGGCGATGTGCTACAAGTATTCAATCGGCCAACCTTTTGTTTATCCACGTAATGACCTGTCGTATGCAGGTAATTTCTTGTACATGATGTTCTCAACACCTTGTGAAGATTATGTGGTTAACCCAGTGCTTGAGCGCGCGATGGATCGTATTTTAATCCTGCACGCTGATCACGAACAAAATGCCTCTACCTCAACGGTACGTACTGCGGGTTCTTCCGGCGCTAACCCATTCGCTTGTATCGCTGCGGGTATTGCCTCTCTATGGGGACCAGCTCATGGTGGTGCTAACGAAGCTTGCTTGCGTATGTTGGAAGAAATTCAAACTGTTGAGCACATTCCTGCCTTTATCGAACGTGCGAAAGACAAAAATGATTCTTTCCGCTTGATGGGCTTTGGTCACCGTGTGTACAAAAACCACGACCCACGTGCAACCGTGATGCGTGAGACCTGCCATGAAGTTCTTAATGAGCTAGGCCTCAATGACAGCTTGCTTGAAGTGGCCATGGAACTGGAACGTATCGCACTGAACGACCCGTATTTCATTGAGAAAAAACTGTACCCGAATGTTGACTTCTATTCAGGTATCATCTTGAAAGCAATGGGTATTCCTTCATCTATGTTCACCGTTATCTTTGCAATTGCCCGTACTATCGGATGGATTGCCCATTGGAACGAAATGCATGATGACGGACTGAAAATCGCGCGCCCTCGTCAGCTATACACGGGTTATGGCAAACGTGATTTTAATTCGAACCTAAAGGCTAAATAA
- a CDS encoding AraC family transcriptional regulator, which produces MAWLNQHDKFETHWYQAPILGIAAEMGRHDSGFHSHNMGQLLFTQQGCILISLENRLSLLPPGRVAWIPANIVHRAQMRASVGYRSVYLNQQIAHQVGDEVMILTVTALLRELLERIAVAPFDSNWQQGRLANLLPVFIDELQHASKEPMLLAIPQDRRMKNLNMEQLPPPLMELAKTIGASEKTITRLFLHETGMSYQAWRQQWRFIKAVELLAQGKTYSFITQELGLSSDSAFISFFRKMSGVTPKEYQHLADKK; this is translated from the coding sequence ATGGCTTGGCTTAATCAGCATGATAAATTTGAAACCCATTGGTATCAGGCGCCTATCTTGGGTATTGCAGCAGAAATGGGTCGGCATGATTCGGGATTTCATTCTCACAACATGGGGCAATTACTGTTCACTCAGCAAGGTTGTATTCTTATTTCATTAGAAAATCGTTTATCGTTATTACCGCCAGGACGAGTGGCGTGGATCCCCGCAAATATTGTCCATCGAGCACAAATGAGGGCTTCGGTTGGCTATCGTTCAGTGTATTTGAACCAACAAATTGCTCATCAAGTAGGTGATGAGGTGATGATTTTAACGGTAACCGCATTATTAAGGGAATTACTTGAGCGTATCGCAGTGGCTCCATTTGATAGCAATTGGCAGCAGGGAAGGCTTGCTAATTTATTACCCGTGTTTATTGATGAATTACAACATGCTAGCAAAGAGCCAATGCTACTAGCGATACCGCAAGATCGTCGTATGAAAAATTTAAACATGGAACAACTTCCTCCGCCCTTGATGGAACTGGCTAAAACAATAGGCGCGAGTGAAAAAACCATTACTCGTCTATTTTTACACGAAACAGGAATGAGTTATCAGGCATGGAGGCAACAATGGCGTTTTATCAAGGCGGTTGAGCTATTAGCGCAAGGGAAAACTTACTCTTTTATTACTCAAGAGCTGGGATTGAGTAGTGATAGTGCTTTCATTAGTTTCTTTCGAAAAATGAGTGGTGTTACCCCAAAAGAATATCAGCACCTTGCGGATAAAAAATAG